One window of Alkaliphilus metalliredigens QYMF genomic DNA carries:
- a CDS encoding response regulator transcription factor — protein sequence MNRTKLLVVDDEKNIVELIRMNLTRSGFEIIPCYNGLDAIEITLTQNPDLILLDLMLPDIDGLEVCRRIRLDERIHQTPIIMLTAKSEETDKVIGLGLGADDYITKPFGLRELEARVRTVLRRVMDSKSTTAETATDTNIIQVQDITIDVNRHIVKKQDEIIEFTLSEFKILKKLAESLEHVLSRSLLLEEVTGEKSTPDLRIVDVHIRNIRKKLSDHNDSPKYIETIRGVGYKMK from the coding sequence ATGAACAGAACAAAGCTTTTGGTTGTAGATGATGAAAAAAATATTGTGGAACTGATTCGAATGAATTTAACAAGAAGTGGTTTTGAAATCATTCCCTGCTATAATGGTCTGGATGCCATCGAAATAACATTAACTCAGAATCCGGATTTAATATTGTTGGATCTCATGCTACCAGATATAGATGGACTTGAGGTGTGTAGGAGAATTAGATTAGATGAAAGAATACATCAAACTCCAATCATTATGTTGACAGCTAAAAGTGAAGAGACTGATAAAGTGATAGGCTTAGGTTTAGGTGCCGACGATTATATTACCAAACCCTTTGGCTTAAGGGAATTGGAAGCTCGAGTTCGAACGGTGCTAAGAAGGGTGATGGATTCGAAGTCTACTACCGCTGAAACTGCTACTGACACCAATATCATTCAAGTTCAAGATATTACAATAGATGTTAATCGACACATTGTAAAAAAACAAGATGAGATAATCGAGTTTACCTTAAGTGAATTTAAAATATTAAAAAAGCTAGCAGAAAGTCTAGAGCATGTTTTATCAAGAAGTTTACTGCTAGAGGAAGTAACTGGAGAAAAAAGTACACCAGATTTGAGGATTGTTGACGTTCATATTAGAAATATTAGAAAAAAATTATCGGATCATAATGATTCACCTAAGTATATAGAAACAATTCGAGGCGTTGGGTATAAAATGAAGTAG
- a CDS encoding electron transfer flavoprotein subunit beta/FixA family protein, translating to MKIVVCIKQVPDTTEVKLDPKTGTLIREGVPSIINPDDKSGLEAALRLKDEHGADVTVITMGPPQADAALREAIAMGADRAILLTDRAFAGADTWATSSALAGALKKMEYDVIIAGRQAIDGDTAQVGPQIAEHLNIPSITYVDGLEIGDKFIIVKRAFEDGYHKIKVQTPCLITTLKEMNESRYMRVSGIYDAFQEGKVEKWSVNDIVVDHANLGLSGSPTKVKKSFTKGAKTAGKIFNVEPKEAAKIIVDKLKEKYIIS from the coding sequence ATGAAGATAGTTGTTTGTATAAAACAAGTTCCGGATACAACGGAAGTGAAATTAGATCCTAAAACAGGAACCCTTATTCGTGAAGGGGTGCCATCAATCATCAACCCCGATGATAAAAGCGGTCTTGAAGCAGCACTAAGATTAAAAGATGAGCATGGAGCTGACGTAACTGTGATTACCATGGGTCCACCTCAAGCAGATGCAGCCTTAAGAGAAGCCATCGCCATGGGAGCAGACCGCGCTATTCTTTTAACTGATAGAGCCTTTGCTGGCGCTGACACTTGGGCCACCTCTTCAGCTCTGGCAGGTGCCCTGAAGAAAATGGAGTACGATGTCATCATAGCAGGAAGACAAGCAATTGATGGAGATACCGCTCAGGTTGGACCTCAGATTGCAGAGCATTTAAATATCCCATCTATCACATATGTAGATGGTCTAGAAATTGGAGATAAATTCATTATCGTTAAGAGGGCATTTGAAGATGGCTATCACAAAATAAAAGTCCAGACTCCTTGCTTGATTACAACATTAAAAGAGATGAATGAATCCAGATATATGAGAGTTTCAGGTATATATGATGCGTTTCAAGAAGGTAAAGTGGAAAAATGGTCAGTGAATGATATCGTTGTTGATCATGCCAACTTAGGACTTAGTGGATCGCCTACTAAGGTTAAAAAGTCCTTCACTAAAGGGGCTAAAACTGCAGGAAAAATATTCAATGTAGAGCCTAAAGAAGCAGCTAAGATAATCGTAGACAAATTAAAGGAAAAGTATATTATTTCATAA
- a CDS encoding electron transfer flavoprotein subunit alpha/FixB family protein — protein sequence MSLVDYKGVLVYIEQRDKEIQKVSLELLGKGKEIADKLGEGLSAVIMGNDITGLAQELIYHGAEKVIVVDDKILENFATEPYTKALTAVINQEKPEVVLVGATSIGRDLAPRVSARIHTGLTADCTVLDVEEETRHLLMTRPAFGGNIMATIICPDHRPQMSTVRPGVMVKLDRDTSKEGEIVLLDAGLVASDLNIEILEIVKEDKKKVNIEDATILISAGRGMGSKENMEPLYRLSEELKAEVSGSRAVIDNGWLDKERQVGQTGKTVRPDLYIACGISGAIQHVAGMEESELIIAINKSHDAPIFDVADLGIVGDASKILALVTEEIRKSKN from the coding sequence GTGAGCTTAGTAGATTACAAAGGTGTTTTAGTATATATCGAACAGAGAGATAAAGAAATCCAAAAGGTTTCTCTTGAGTTATTAGGTAAGGGAAAAGAGATTGCAGATAAGCTTGGAGAAGGATTGAGCGCAGTAATCATGGGAAATGATATTACGGGATTAGCTCAGGAACTAATATACCATGGGGCTGAGAAGGTCATTGTTGTTGATGATAAAATCCTTGAAAACTTTGCCACAGAACCATATACAAAGGCCCTAACTGCAGTAATTAATCAGGAAAAGCCTGAGGTTGTATTAGTAGGTGCCACATCCATCGGGAGAGATTTAGCTCCTCGGGTTTCCGCAAGAATCCACACAGGATTGACAGCGGATTGTACAGTGTTAGATGTAGAAGAAGAAACAAGACATTTGCTTATGACAAGACCTGCCTTCGGTGGAAATATCATGGCAACGATCATATGCCCTGACCATAGACCTCAGATGTCTACTGTTAGACCTGGCGTTATGGTGAAGCTAGATAGAGACACAAGTAAAGAAGGAGAAATTGTCTTATTAGATGCAGGATTAGTTGCATCTGACTTAAATATAGAAATCCTTGAAATTGTGAAAGAAGATAAAAAGAAAGTAAATATAGAAGATGCTACAATACTGATCTCAGCCGGTAGGGGTATGGGTTCAAAAGAGAATATGGAACCTTTATACAGACTTTCGGAAGAACTTAAGGCGGAGGTATCGGGGTCTCGTGCAGTCATAGACAATGGATGGCTAGACAAAGAGAGACAAGTTGGACAAACAGGAAAAACCGTAAGACCAGATCTATATATTGCTTGTGGTATTTCAGGAGCAATTCAGCATGTTGCAGGTATGGAAGAATCAGAACTGATCATTGCTATCAATAAAAGCCATGATGCACCAATATTTGATGTGGCTGATCTTGGTATTGTTGGTGATGCTTCTAAGATATTAGCCCTTGTGACAGAGGAAATCCGAAAATCTAAAAATTAA
- a CDS encoding acyl-CoA dehydrogenase, translating to MEFGFSKEHKMLKQMYREFAENEVKPLAAEIDEEERFPVETVEKMVKAGFMGIPFPKKYGGEGGDNIGYAIAVEELSRACGTTGVILSAHVSLGAHPIFEFGTEEQKQKYLIPLAKGEKLGAFGLTEPNAGTDASAQTTTAVLDGDHYILNGSKIFITNAGYAHTYIIMAMTDKSVGTKGISAFIVDVDTEGFTIGPKEKKLGIRGSSTCELIFDDCRIPKENIIGKEGFGFKIAMKTLDGGRIGIAAQALGIAQGALDETVNYVKERRQFGRPISAFQNTQFQLADMSSKIEAARLLVYKAAYNKDMGLPYANEAAMAKLFASEAAMEVTTKAVQLHGGYGYIRDYPVERMMRDAKITEIYEGTSEVQKMVIAANLLK from the coding sequence ATGGAATTTGGATTTTCAAAAGAGCATAAGATGCTTAAACAAATGTACCGGGAATTTGCTGAAAACGAAGTGAAGCCCTTAGCGGCAGAGATAGATGAAGAGGAGCGTTTCCCTGTGGAGACTGTCGAAAAGATGGTTAAGGCAGGATTTATGGGTATCCCATTCCCTAAAAAATATGGTGGAGAAGGTGGAGACAATATTGGATATGCAATAGCTGTCGAGGAACTTTCAAGAGCTTGTGGAACAACTGGGGTCATTTTATCTGCCCATGTTTCTTTAGGCGCTCATCCGATTTTTGAGTTTGGAACAGAGGAACAAAAACAAAAATATCTGATTCCCCTTGCAAAGGGAGAAAAACTAGGAGCCTTCGGTCTAACAGAGCCCAATGCAGGAACTGATGCTTCTGCACAGACAACAACTGCAGTATTGGATGGGGACCATTATATACTCAACGGCTCAAAAATATTCATTACAAATGCAGGCTATGCTCATACCTATATCATTATGGCAATGACAGATAAATCAGTAGGAACAAAAGGAATATCAGCTTTTATCGTTGATGTTGATACAGAGGGCTTTACAATAGGACCTAAGGAAAAGAAGTTAGGAATCAGAGGATCGTCTACCTGCGAGCTTATCTTCGATGACTGTAGAATACCAAAAGAAAACATAATTGGAAAAGAAGGCTTTGGATTTAAAATCGCTATGAAAACCCTTGATGGGGGAAGAATTGGTATTGCTGCACAAGCCTTAGGAATTGCCCAAGGCGCCTTAGATGAAACAGTGAACTATGTTAAAGAGCGAAGACAATTTGGAAGACCAATATCAGCTTTTCAAAACACACAATTTCAACTAGCTGACATGTCATCAAAGATTGAGGCGGCTAGACTGTTAGTTTATAAAGCAGCCTATAATAAAGATATGGGACTTCCATATGCCAATGAAGCCGCAATGGCGAAGCTATTTGCTTCGGAAGCAGCAATGGAAGTAACCACTAAAGCAGTTCAGCTCCATGGTGGATACGGATATATCAGAGACTATCCAGTTGAGAGAATGATGAGAGATGCAAAGATTACAGAGATATATGAAGGTACTTCAGAAGTGCAAAAAATGGTAATTGCAGCAAACTTACTGAAATAG
- a CDS encoding late competence development ComFB family protein produces MLENHTEHLIREVLSENKQMYPSCNWAKWEDDVIQTVLNKMPPKYFLSTSDDAERLAYKYDKRLRMDALIKITEAVSEICVEE; encoded by the coding sequence ATGTTAGAAAACCATACGGAACACCTTATTCGCGAAGTGCTAAGTGAGAACAAACAAATGTATCCTTCCTGCAACTGGGCAAAATGGGAAGATGATGTTATCCAAACTGTTCTAAATAAAATGCCACCAAAATATTTTCTTTCTACATCGGATGACGCAGAGCGATTGGCTTATAAATATGATAAGCGCCTGAGAATGGATGCCCTGATCAAGATAACAGAAGCGGTGTCGGAGATATGTGTAGAAGAGTAG